GCTGCCGTGGGTACCATGCACCTGGTAGCGCGGGCCGGGGGAGCGCACCAGCGCGCCGGCATGCAGCACTGACCGGGTGGCGCCATGATCCAGCATCAGTTCGAAGGCGTCTTCCACCTGTGCGCCGTCGCGCTGTACCGACAGATGCGCCGTGACCGCGCGTGGCTTGCCGAACAGCGTCAGGGCCTGGTCGATCAGGTGCGAGCCCAGGTCCCACAACACGCCGGCACCAGGCTCCGGCTGTTCCTTCCAGCGCGCCTTCACTTGCGGCGCATAGCGGTCGAAATGCGCGCGGTACGTATGCACCGTGCCCAGCTCGCCCGATGCCAGCGTGCGACGCAGCGTCAGGAAATCGCCGTCCCAGCGGCGATTCTGGTATACGCTCAGTTGCACGCCCTGTCGCCGCGCCAACGCGACCAGTTCGTCGCCCTCCGCGGACGACAGCACGAACGGCTTGTCCACCACGACATGCTTGCCGGCCATCAGCGCAGCCTTGGCCAGCGCATGGTGGCTGGCATTGGGAGTACACACGACGATCAATGCGATGCCTGGGTCGTCCAGCATCGCTTGCGGCGTTTCATCCAGTTGCACGCCGGGATAGACATCGCGCGTCTCTGGTTTTGCGCTGCGGCTGGCGATCCGTGCCAGCCGCAGCCCGGGAACAGTGGCAATGATGGGTGCGTGAAAGGTCGAGCCGCCCAGGCCATAGCCGATCAAGCCAACGGAGTATTGCTGCATGCTGTGCCTCGCTAAGTGATATCGCTTATGGATTGTAAGCGATTTGCGACATCGTGGCAAGCCCGGGGCCGATGCAAGGCACGTGGGCGTCGCGTTCACTGACGCCGTCCGCATGCGTGGCCTCTCTCGACGGCAACCTGCTATGCTGCGTCAGCGGGCCGATTCGCCTGCGGCAGCCTCCAGCGCGGACAACCGCGCGCAAGATGAAAGAGTGTGAATGAGTATCACGGAAAAAACCGCCATTGCCGAGTTGGCGTTCGAACTGGGCAAGGTGACGAGACATGCAGTCGATAATACGGATGCGGGGGCCAACCCGCTCGCGCTGACGAAGATTGCGAACGATTTGCTGGAAGCGGGACACGAGAAAGTGCCCAGCGATTTGCTCATGCTGTTCGTAGCGGGTTTTGAAGAGGGCGATCCGCCCGAACGTCGCACTGACCCGGAAAGCCGCCGGTAGGCATTCCGCGCGGCGCAACGGCCACCACCACATGGAATCCAGCTCATGGATAGCGAGTTCATCACTTCTGTTCCATTCCTTCACACGGAGCGGCTCGTGCTTCGCGCATATCGACGGGAGGACTTTGACGCCTTCGCGGCGCATTGCGCCGACCCGGTCAGCGCGGCCCACCTGGGACCGGCAGACCGCCATGCTGCGTGGCGGATCTTCTGCTCACAAGCGGGGCTATGGCTCATCCATGGCGCCGGCTGGTGGGGTGTCGAGGAAAAAGAGACCGGTCGACTCGTCGGCAGTGTTGGCGCGTTCTTTCGCGAGGAATCCACCGTGATGGAGCTTGGCTGGAATACCTATCGTGCCTTCTGGGCCAGGGATTCGCAAACGAAGCGGCGACGGCCGCCTTGCACCATGCGCTCGAGATCCGACGCGAACCGAAAGTCCGGGCTCTCATCGCTTCGGCCAACGAATCCTCGCTACGCGTTGCCAAGCGCCTTGGCCTGGCTTTTGAAGCGGAAACCGAGATATACGGCAAAGCGGTCGGCATTTATACGCGTGCGCGGGGCGGCCCCGTCGTTTAGGCTACCGGCCTCCATGGGAAGCGGTCGATAGGATCTGCGGTGGGTCCACAGCGGAGGTACACGGGCACGGTCCGTGCATCGGGACTGGGGCCCTGTGCGCAGACGAGCGATGCCATGGCCCAATCGTGCACCCAGGGGCGGACGGCGCAATCCGCACCGATGTGTCATAGTGCCATCGCCAGCATGGATACGGCAGGGCATGCACGCAGGCGCGCATGTCCTGCCGCCGAACTGTTTCATATAGCGTTTTCCGCGGAGAAGATATGTGCAACAAACCCACCCCCCACCGTCATTCGATGTTCTGCATCCTGCCACCGTACCTGCTGAAGGCAATCGCCAAGAACGGCACGCCGGCGCAGCGGGCGTTTGCGATCGACACCTTGTCGGTCGACTTCTCCTTCCGCACCTTCCGCGCCACCAGCGCGGCGACGCAGGCCCTGTCGCCGCGGGCACGGGTGGTCATGGCCGGCACGGCCCCGGCATTGAAGCGCACGGTCTACGACGCGAAGAACCAGCAGGCGCTGCCTGGCGAAGTGGTGCGCGCCGAAGGGGCGGCGGCGACGGGCGACGCGGCCGTGGACGAGGCCTATGACGGCCTCGGCGCCACGTACGACCTGTTCTTCAAGGAGTTCGGCCGCAATTCGATCGACGATGCGGGCATGCCCTTGCATGCCACCGTCCACTACGACAAGGACTACGACAACGCGTTCTGGAACGGCAGCCAGATGGTGTTCGGCGATGGCGACGGGACGCTGTTCAACCGCTTTACCGCATCGCTGGACGTGATCGGCCACGAGCTGGCGCACGGCGTCACGGAGGTCGAGGCGGCACTGGCCTACCAGGGCCAGTCGGGCGCCTTGAACGAGTCGATGTCCGACGTGTTCGGCTCGCTCGTCAGGCAGTACAAGCTGGGCCAGACGGCGGACCAGGCCGACTGGCTGATCGGCGCCGACCTGTTTGTCGAGCCGGGACCCACGCGCCAGGCGCTGCGCTCCATGAAGGCCCCCGGCACTGCCTATGACGACCCGGTGCTGGGCAAGGACCCGCAGCCGGCGCACATGAAGGACTTCGTGCACACCGTGGAGGACAACGGCGGCGTGCACATCAACTCCGGCATCCCGAACCGGGCGTTCTACCTGGTGGCGGTGGCCCTGGGCGGCAATGCCTGGGGCGAGGCGGGAAAGATCTGGTACGAAGCGCTGCAGGACAACCGGCTGAAACCCAATGCCACCTTCAAGCAGTTCGCCAAGCTGACGCAGGCCAGCGCGGACAAGCTGCACGGCGCCGGCAGCGCGCAGTCGAAAGCCGTCGCGAAGGCGTGGCAGGACGTCGGCGTGCTGTAGGGCGCCATGCGTATCGAGCTGGTGACGGAGGGCGGCTTCGCCGCGCTGCCCGGGCTGAACCGGCCCATGGTGCTCGATTGCGCCACCTTGCCGCAAGCCGAGGCCGCGCAGTGCGAGCGGCTGGCGCGTGAACTGGCGGCGGCACCCGGGCCGTCCGCCGCTCCGTCCGCCTTGCGCGACGGGCGGCGTTACCGCCTCACGCTGCACTTCGGCGAGCGCTCGGTCACTTGCGTCGCGGCCGACCAGGCGATGTCCGGCCCGTTCCACGAGCTGCTGCAGATCGTCAAGGCCCACGGCCATCGCTAGCCCTGCCGGGCTGGCGGGGCGCCGTTGTTACTGGCCGGTCGGCGGCTCCCACAACTCGACCTTGTTGCCCTCCGGGTCCAGCACCCAGCCGAACTTGCCGTACTCGGACGCTTCGCTGCCGATGACGTGGCAGCCCTCGGCGCGCAGCGCATCCAGCAGGGCATCCAGGTTGTCGACGCGATAGTTGACCATGAACGGCGCCGCGCTCGGGGCATAGCTGTCGTTGCCGGCCGGGGAGATGCTCCAGACGGTCGAACCGTTGCCGGTGCTGGCGCCTTCGGCCCAGCGGAACGACGTGCCGCCCCAGTCCTGCACGTCGATGCCCAGGTGCGCCCGGTACCACGCGCGCAGGGCCGGCGCATTGCGGGCCTGGAAGAAGATGCCGCCGATGCCGGTGACTCGTTTCATGGATGCTCCTTATTGGATGGGTGGATTCAATTGCCACGGCCGCCGCCAGCGGGCGCGGCCAGCGCTTCCGGCGCGATGGGTTGCGGGACGGCGGCGGCCAGCCGCCTGTCCAGCCAGGCCCGCCACAGTTCGACGCCCTTGGCCAGTTGCAGCGAATAGTCCAGCGCGGGATGGGTGCCGTCGAACGACTCCCCGGGCGCCAGATTGCGGAAGAACAAGGCGACTTGCGCCTCGTCGACCGGACCGGCCGCCAGCACGGTCTCGTAGGTCTGGTTCGGCGCCGCGCTGACCTGGCGGATGCGGCTGGCCGCGAATGGAGGGAACAGCGGCGGGTCGCTGGCACCCTGCATGTCCATCGCGCGGCTGTGGCAGGCCAGGCAGCTGGAGCGGGGATCGTCCACCGGGCCGTTCATGCGGCCCAGGTAACCCAGCTTGCCGTCCGGCGCGCGGGTGGCGAACAACGCCTCCGCCACCGGGTTGACCCAGCCTTGCGGGGGGCGCTGACCGGCCGCGAAATCGGCGCGCGTAAAGGTGGGCGACGTGCCCCATTCCAGGCCTGCGGGCACCAGGTTGTCCCAGTAATCCGCGTGACCGCCGCGGCCATCGAAGTAGAACGTGCCGAACACCCAGCCGTTCAGGCCGTCGCGCGGCGCGTTCTTGATGGCCACGTCCACTTGCAGCAGGCGCAGGGTGACGGGCTGGCCGTTGCCCCGGATGTCGGCCTGCCACGCCAGGTTGTTGCCGGCCAGGTAGGGTGCTTCCTCGTCGGTGGCGTCGGTAAACAGCAGCTTGGCGCTGACGGTTCCTTCCGGGAAGGCAAAGGCGGCGGTGTCCGGCTGGCTGCGTTCGCGCCACACGCGGGCAAACGCCGTGGCGCCCTGGCGGTTGTAGAAGCCGATGGCCCAGTTGTTGGTGCGGCGCGTCTGGACGGCGCTCAGTTCGTGCAGGCGGCTGCCCCGTTCGAACGTCAGGCCATGGATGGGTTCGCGCACCGGGTGCATCCAGGCCGCGTGATACCAGTCGCGCTTGCGGTTCTTGTGCAGCTGCCAGTCGACGGCCGTATTGCCCTCGACGATATAGGCCAGTACCGCGCGCAGGTATGATTCGGGCGCCGTGCGATAGTCGATGTCGCGCCACGGCAGCGCCTCGGCCTTGGCCTGCTTCGGAAAGGTATTGCGCACCTTGAAGCACGGCTGCGCCGCCAGGCATGGCCGCGCGGCCGACTTGCGGAACTCCTGCCGGGCCGCCGCCTTCGTTTTCGCGTCGAGCGCCAGCGCACTCGCGGGAGGGCACGGCAGCAGGGCCGCGATCGATGCCGACAACGTCAACACGGCAAGGCGCGGCAGCAGGCTATTCATGGTGCTCTCCCGACGGCCCCCGGCGGGGCGACAGGGCCATCGTAGCAATCACAGTGATGGCGGTCACTCGCAATGACACTTTCATGACATTTTGTCGCACACCGGTGACGTCGCGGATCAGGTCGGCCCAGTGCTGTTGACCTCATCCATATGTCAAACGCACGTCACAAACGGGGGGTAGGGTATGCCCAGGTGCCGCGCCGGCGGCGCCTGCCCGGCAGCGGCATGCTGCCTTGTCGTGAATTCCACCATGCAAAGGTAAGCCATGTACCCATTTTCCCCGTCCGTCAAGCCCGCCGTACGCTCGCACCTGGACGCCCAGGTGGCCTTCCTGAACGATATGTCGAAGTCGCTGTCGCGCTCCTTCCAGGAACTGTGCCAGCTGAACATCCAGCTGGGCCAGACCCTGCTCGAGGAAAGCGCGATCGCGGGCCAGAAGCTGCTGACGACCGACCGTCCCGACGACGTGATCTCGATCGCGGCAGGGCGCGCCCAGCCGGCTTCGGAGAAGCTGCGCGCCTACCAGCAGCACATCAGCCGTGTCGCCGCCGATGCCCAGGTCGAACTGGCCCGTGTCGCCGAGCAGCACGTGCAGGAAACGTCGCGCACGGCGCGTGCCCTGGCCGACCAGGTGGCGCGTACCGCCGCCGAGGAGACCGACCGCAGCAAGCAGCAGCAGGAAGAATCGATCCGCGCCTTCCGTGATCCGTTCCAGTTCGATAACGGCCAACGCGGCAATGGCAGCAGCAGCCACGGCCACCTGCAGGCCGACAGCGGCAACGGCGGCCTGCACGTCGAGGGCGAGGCCGGCGGCGCGTCGTTCCAGGGCAATGTGCAGGGCACGCCCGCCGCCCAGCCTTCGGGCAAGGGCGGCAAGTCGGCACAACAATAATCGTCAACGATCAGCGCTCAACGAACAGCACTCAACGATAAGCACCCGACGATGAGCGCTCAACCATAAGCAGTCGGCGAGCGACCGCCACCCGCCAACTCGAACGAGGGTCGCAACCGGGGACGCTGGCGCCACCCCTTTTTGTCTGCCACGGCTTGCCGTGGCTTTTTTCGTTAACCCGAGGGGTGCGATGAAAACCGGGGTCAGTCCCCTCGTTGCGCCGGCGGCCCCCGCTGCTGTCGTCACTTACCGGGGACAGACCCCCTACATCACGCGGCCCAGACCATCGGCGCCCCATCCCGCCCGAACGCCAGCATCCCGTCCATCTTCCCCAGCTTGATCGCATTGAGCATGGCGCGCAGCGCGGCGTCGGCCTGGCGCTCGTCCGGCCACTGGCCCGCGCAGCCGGACAAGGTGCTGACCAGCAGCATGTCCCAGTGGGTCCGCCCAGCGCGCCTTGCGCTTCGGCGGCCAGCGCGTCGAAGTTGGCGACGTCCGGCGCGCGCTTGTCCACGCACGCCACCGGCGCCAGCGCCATGCGCGGTCGCTGGCCTGGCGCGCCGGCCTGTTGCGGCTCGGCCTCCAGCGCGGCAAAGGTGAGCAGCAGGAGCTGCGGTTCCGGGCGGGCGCTCCGTCGTGCATGAAGACCGCACCTGGGAGAACGCCTATCGCCAGCGCTGGCAGCACGACAAGATCGTCCGCTCCACGCACGGCGTCAACTGCACCGGCTCCTGCAGCTGGAAGGTCTACGTGAAGAACGGCCTGATCACCTGGGAGACGCAGCAGACCGACTACCCGCGCACCCGTCGCGACCTGCCCAACCACGAGCCGCGCGGCTGCCCGCGCGGCGCCAGCTATTCCTGGTACGTGTACTCGGCCCAGCGCGTCAAGTACCCGATGGTGCGCGGCCGCCTGATGGAGATGTGGCGCGAGGCGCGCCGCACGATGGACCCGGTCGCGGCCTGGGACCACGTCAGCCAGGACCCGGCACGCGCGGCCCGCTACAAGTCCGTGCGCGGCCTGGGCGGCTTCGTGCGCGCCAGCTGGGACGAATGCAACGAGATCATCGCCGCCGCCAACGCGCTGACGATCAAGAAGTACGGCCCCGACCGCATCGTGGGCTTCTCGCCGATTCCCGCCATGTCGATGGTCAGCTACGCGGCCGGCACGCGCTACCTGTCGCTGATCGGCGGCGTGGCGCTGTCGTTCTACGACTGGTACTGCGACCTGCCGCCCGCTTCGCCGCAGGTGTGGGGCGAGCAGACCGACGTGCCGGAATCGGCCGACTGGTACAACTCCACGTACCTGATGGTGTGGGGCTCGAACGTGCCGATGACGCGTACGCCGGATGCGCACTTCTACACCGAGGTGCGCTACAAGGGCACCAAGACGGTGGCGGTGTCGTCCGACTTCGGCGAGATGGCCAAGTTCGGCGACATCTGGCTGGCGCCCACCCAGGGCACGGATGCCGCGCTGGCGATGGCCATGGGCCACGTCATCCTGAAGGAGTTCCACACGGCCGGCCAGTCCGCCTACTTCCGCGAGTACGCCAAGCAGTACACCGACTTCCCGATGCTGGTGCTGCTGAAGGAACACTCAGTTGACAACACCTGCGGCCTGATTCCCGACTACTTCCTGCGCGCCTCGCACCTGGCCCACGACCTGGACGAGACCAACAGCCCGGAATGGAAGACGCTCGTCATCGACGAGCCTTCCGGGCGCATCGTGGCCCCAAGCGGCTCGATCGGTTTCCGCTGGGGCGAGTCCGGCAAATGGAACCTGGAGATGAAGGAGGGTGGCAACCGCGCGCCCGTCGATCCGCGCCTCTCGCTGATCGACTGCAGCGACGACGTGCTGCCGGTGGGCTTCGCCTACTTCGGCGGGCGCGACGCTTCCGACCTGCTGCAGCGCCACGTCCCCGTCAAGCGCGTCACGCTGGCGGACGGCACGACGGCCCTGGTCGCCACCGTGACGACCTGACCATGGCGAACTACGGCATCGACCGGGGCCTGGGCGGCGGCAACGTCGCCAGGGATTATGCCGACGACGTGCCATACACCCCGGCATGGCAGGAGAAGCACACAGGCGTCAAGCCGGCCGCCGTCATCACGGTGGCGCGCCAGTTCGCCGAGAATGCTGACCAGACCCGCGGCAAGAGCATGGTCATCGTCGGCGCCGCGCTGAACCACTGGTACCACATGGACATGACGTATCGCGGCATCATCAACATGCTGATGATGTGCGGCTGTATCGGCCAGTCGGGCGGCGGCTGGGCGCACTACGTGGGCCAGGAAAAACTGCGCCCGCAGACCGGCTGCACCCCGCTGGCGTTCGCGCAGGACTGGAACCGGCCGATGCGCCAGATGAACGGCACGTCGTTCTTCTATGCCCACACCAGCCAGTGGCGCCACGAGAAGCTGCACACCAGCGACATCGCGTCGCCGACGGCCGGACCCGATGTCGCGCCGATGACCTTGTTGGACTACAACGCCAAGGCCGAGCGCATGGGCTGGCTGCCGTCCGCCCCGCAACTGCAGACCAATCCGCTGGACGTCATGGACGCGGCCATCGCCGCCGGCCAGGACCCGGCCGCGTATGCGGTGCAGCAGATCAAGGACGGCAAGCTGCAGTTCTCCTGCGACGATCCGGACAATCCGGCCAACTTCCCGCGCAATATGTTCGTCTGGCGCTCCGACATCCTGGGCAGCTCCGGCAAGGGCCACGAGTACATCCTGAAGTACCTGCTGGGCACCCAGAACGCGCTGATGAGCGACGAAGCGGATTGCATCAAGCCGCGCGATGTGAAAGTGCGTCCGGCCGCCGAGGGCAAGCTGGACCTGCTGGTGGTGCTGGACTTCCGCATGTCCACCACCTGCCTGTACGGCGACATCGTGCTGCCGACGGCCACGTGGTACGAGAAGGACGACCTGAACACGTCGGACATGCACCCGTTCATCCACCCGCTGTCCGAAGCCGTGCAGCCGCTGTGGCAGTCGCGCTCGGACTGGGATATCTACAAGGGCCTGGCCGCCAAGTTCTCCGAGATCGGCGGTGAGTACCTTGGCACCCGCAAGGACCTGGTGCTGACGCCCCTGATGCACGACACGCCGGGCGAACTGGGCCAGCCGTTCGATCCGAAGGACTGGCGCGCCGGCGAGTGCGAGCCGATCCCGGGCAAGACGATGCCGAACATGACGGTCATCGAACGCGACTACCGGCAAATCTGCAAGAAATTCGTGTCGATAGGGCCCCTGCTGGAGAAAATTGGGAACGGCGGCAAGGGCATTTCCTGGAAGACCAGCCACGAGGTCGACGTCCTGCGCGGCATCAACCGCACCGTCCAGGAGGAGGGCGTGTCCAAGGGCCAGCCACGCTTGAACACGGCGATCGACGCGGCCGAGATGATCCTGTCGCTGGCGCCGGAAACGAATGGCCACGTGGCCGTCAAGGCCTGGGCCGCGCTGTCGGAAATCACGGGGCGCGACCACACCCACCTGGCCCTGCCGCGCGAGCATGACAGCATCCGCTTCCGCGACGTGCAGGCGCAGCCGCGCAAGATCATCTCGTCGCCCACCTGGTCGGGCCTCGAGTCGGAGGAAGTCAGCTACAACGCCTGCTACACCAACGTGCACGAACTGATCCCATGGCGCACCCTGACGGGCCGCCAGCAGTTCTACCAGGACCACCGCTGGATGCGCGACTTCGGCGAAGGCCTGCGCGTGTACAAGCCGGCGATCGACACGCGCACGACGGCCGCCGCCATGGGCGCAAGCCCGAACGGCAACAAGGAGATCGCGCTGAACTTCATCACGCCGCACCAGAAGTGGGGCATCCATTCGACCTACTCGGACAACCTGCGCATGCTGACGTTGTCGCGCGGTGGGCCGCACGTGTGGTTGTCCGAGACGGATGCGAAGGCGGCCGGCATCGTCGACAACGACTGGATCGAGGTCTTCAACGTCAACGGCACCCTGACGGCGCGCGCCATCGTCAGCCAGCGCGTCCCGGCCGGCATGACGTTGATGTACCACGCCCAGGAAAAGATCGTCAACGTGCCGGGCGCGGAGATGTCCGGCAAACGCGGCGGCATCCACAATTCGGTCACGCGGGCCGTGACGAAGCCCACGCACATGATCGGCGGCTATGCGCAACTGTCGTGGGGCTTCAACTACTACGGCACCGTGGGCTCGAACCGCGACGAATTCGTGGTGGTGCGCAAGATGAACAAGGTGGACTGGCTCGAAGGCGAGCTGGCCACGACGGCCTAACCGGAGCAAACAATGAAAATCAGAGCGCAAATCGGCATGGTGCTGAACCTGGACAAGTGCATCGGCTGCCATACCTGTTCCGTCGCCTGCAAGAACGTGTGGACAAGCCGCGACGGCGTCGAATACGCGTGGTTCAACAATGTCGAAACGAAGCCCGGCATCGGCTATCCGAAGCAGTGGGAGAACCAGGACAAGTGGAACGGCGGCTGGCGCCGTACGGATGCGGGCAAGATCGAGCCGCGCCAGGGTGGCCGCCTGAAGATCCTGGCCAACATCTTCGCCAACCCGAACCTGCCGCAGATCGACGAGTACTACGAGCCGTTCACGTACGACTACGAGCACCTGCAGAACGCGCCGCTGTCGCAAACGCCGCCGACGGCGGGGCGTCAACGAGCACGAGATCGAGCCGATGGCCGCGTTCTGCATCGAGCGGGGCTTCATCCTGCGACTGATCGGTGTGATGCCGATGGGCGCGACGGGCCGCAACACGGAGTTCCTGCCGCTGGACGCCATCCGCGACCGGCTGGTGCGGCGCTTCGGCCTGGTGGCGCAGGCGCGCGAGCTGGGCGGCGGCCCCGCGCGCTACATGAGTACCCCGGATGGGCGCGCCAGCGTGGGCTTCATCACGCCGCTGTCGCAGCATTTCTGCGCCACCTGCAACCGCGTCCGGCTGGCCGTGGACGGCACCTTGTACATGTGCCTGGGCCAGGAGGAAAGCTATCCGCTGCGGCCCCCTGCTGCGGGGCGGCGCCAGCGACGCCGAACTGGAAGCGGCGATCCGCGCGGCCATCGAACTGAAGCCCCTGCAGCATGACTTCAACCGCCAGCCTGAAAGAATCGTCCGCTTCATGTCGCAGACGGGCGGCTGAGCTCGTGTCCCACCACGGGGTCAGTCACCAGATCGGTCACCAGATCGGGACACGGGCCCGGCAGTCGCCGGTATACTGACAGCATCGCACGGCATTGCCGAGGAAACATGAACAGCCAGACCAGCACCGCCGCAGCACCCCGGACGACCAGCGCGCTGCTGCGCGTCGCGCAGGATCCCGCCTGGCGCAAGCTGTCCACCAAGATCGTCGGCAGCCTGCTGGGCTTCCTGATCGTGGCGTTGACGGTGATCGGCGCCACGCTGTACCTGTCGTGGCAGCTGGAAGGCAGCGCCGCCGCGATCAATGTGACGGGCAGCCTGCGCATGACCAGTTTCCGCCTGAGCCTGGCGGTGTCGGGCATGGCCGAACCGGCGCGGCGCGAGGCAAGCGTGCTGGAAGCCCGCCAGCAGATGGCGGTACTGGACGATACGCTGGCGCAGCTGCGTCATGGCGATCCGCAGCGGCCCCTGCTACTGCCGCCGGCACCGGCGATCCGCCAGACGTTCGAACGCGTCACGGAACACTGGGCGACGCGCCTGCGGCCGGAAACGCTGGCGCTGCTGGCACAGCCGGACATCGAGCCGGCGCAGGCGTGGTCGTTCCAGCGCGATGCCGAGGTGTTCGTCACCGACGTGGCCCGGCTGGTGCAGCAGATCGAGCAGGACAGCGAGACCCGCACGTTCTGGCTGCGCGGCTCGCAATTGCTGCTGCTGGCCCTTGCCACGGCCGGCACCGTCAGCATCATCTACCTGCTGTTCAACCTGATCATCGCGCCTGTCACGTCGCTGCAGGGCGGCATGGCACGCATGCGCGAGCGCGATTTCGAGGTGCGCCTGCCGTCCGACCGGTCGGACGAATTCGGCGAGCTGGCGCAGGGCTTCAACCAGATGGCCGACCGGCTGCAGGGCGTCTACGCCAACCTGGAGCAGCTGGTGGCGACCAAGACGGCCGCGCTGGCGGCGCAGAACCAGGAGCTGGCCCTGTTGTACGACAGCGCCGCGTTCCTGCAGCGCCCGCAGCCGACCGAAGAGATGTGCCAGGGCTTCCTGCGCCGGCTGTCCGAGTACTTCGGTGCCGATGGCGGCTCCGTGCGCATCCTCGAGCCGGGCCGCGGCAACCTGCACATGCTGGTGCACCACGGCCTGTCGCCGCAACTGGTCGAGGCGGAGCATTGCATGAAGGTGGGCGACTGCCTGTGCGGCGAAGCCGTCGAGAAGAAGATCACGATCGTGCACGACCTGCGCCAGATGCCGCGCGGCGCCGAGCTGGAATGCCGCCGCGAGGGCTACGAGACGGTGTCGATGTTCCACATCTACGCGCACCAGCAGCACCTGGGCATGTTCAACCTGCACTTCCGCCGGGTCCGCACGTTCAACGCGCAGGAAAAGGCATTGCTGGAGACGCTGGGCCAGTTGCTGGGTACGGCCATCGAGAACCTGCGCCTGGGCGCGCGCGAGCGCGAGATGGCGATTTCCGAGGAGCGCAACCTGGTGGCGCAGGGCCTGCACGACAGCATCGCGCAGGGCGTCAACTTCCTCAACCTGCAGGTGCAGATGCTGGAGCAGTCGGTCCGTGCCGGCAAGCTCGATGAGGTGAGCGACATCGTGCCGGCGCTGCGCGCTGGCGTGCAGGAGAGCTACGAGGACGTGCGCGAGCTGCTGCTGAACTTCCGTACCCGCCTCGTCGAGGACAGCCTGGTGACGTCGCTGCAGACGACGATCGACAAGTTCGAGCGCCAGGCCGGCATCGAGGTCACGCTGGAAGCGGACCTGGACGGCGCGCCGTTCGCGCGCGAGCAGCAGTTGCAGTTGCTGTTCATCGTGCAGGAAGCGCTGTCGAACGTGCGCAA
This is a stretch of genomic DNA from Pseudoduganella chitinolytica. It encodes these proteins:
- a CDS encoding oxidoreductase; this encodes MQQYSVGLIGYGLGGSTFHAPIIATVPGLRLARIASRSAKPETRDVYPGVQLDETPQAMLDDPGIALIVVCTPNASHHALAKAALMAGKHVVVDKPFVLSSAEGDELVALARRQGVQLSVYQNRRWDGDFLTLRRTLASGELGTVHTYRAHFDRYAPQVKARWKEQPEPGAGVLWDLGSHLIDQALTLFGKPRAVTAHLSVQRDGAQVEDAFELMLDHGATRSVLHAGALVRSPGPRYQVHGTHGSFVKHGIDSQEEALKRGGRPGDAGWGQDVPADWANITTADGTHHTVETVPGAYQEFYRGMYRAIAEGAPVPVKAEDAVDVVRVIELALRSHRECRTVHFTEGEHHAG
- a CDS encoding M4 family metallopeptidase, producing MCNKPTPHRHSMFCILPPYLLKAIAKNGTPAQRAFAIDTLSVDFSFRTFRATSAATQALSPRARVVMAGTAPALKRTVYDAKNQQALPGEVVRAEGAAATGDAAVDEAYDGLGATYDLFFKEFGRNSIDDAGMPLHATVHYDKDYDNAFWNGSQMVFGDGDGTLFNRFTASLDVIGHELAHGVTEVEAALAYQGQSGALNESMSDVFGSLVRQYKLGQTADQADWLIGADLFVEPGPTRQALRSMKAPGTAYDDPVLGKDPQPAHMKDFVHTVEDNGGVHINSGIPNRAFYLVAVALGGNAWGEAGKIWYEALQDNRLKPNATFKQFAKLTQASADKLHGAGSAQSKAVAKAWQDVGVL
- a CDS encoding protealysin inhibitor emfourin codes for the protein MRIELVTEGGFAALPGLNRPMVLDCATLPQAEAAQCERLARELAAAPGPSAAPSALRDGRRYRLTLHFGERSVTCVAADQAMSGPFHELLQIVKAHGHR
- a CDS encoding VOC family protein, whose translation is MKRVTGIGGIFFQARNAPALRAWYRAHLGIDVQDWGGTSFRWAEGASTGNGSTVWSISPAGNDSYAPSAAPFMVNYRVDNLDALLDALRAEGCHVIGSEASEYGKFGWVLDPEGNKVELWEPPTGQ
- a CDS encoding phasin family protein is translated as MYPFSPSVKPAVRSHLDAQVAFLNDMSKSLSRSFQELCQLNIQLGQTLLEESAIAGQKLLTTDRPDDVISIAAGRAQPASEKLRAYQQHISRVAADAQVELARVAEQHVQETSRTARALADQVARTAAEETDRSKQQQEESIRAFRDPFQFDNGQRGNGSSSHGHLQADSGNGGLHVEGEAGGASFQGNVQGTPAAQPSGKGGKSAQQ
- a CDS encoding type IV pili methyl-accepting chemotaxis transducer N-terminal domain-containing protein, whose amino-acid sequence is MNSQTSTAAAPRTTSALLRVAQDPAWRKLSTKIVGSLLGFLIVALTVIGATLYLSWQLEGSAAAINVTGSLRMTSFRLSLAVSGMAEPARREASVLEARQQMAVLDDTLAQLRHGDPQRPLLLPPAPAIRQTFERVTEHWATRLRPETLALLAQPDIEPAQAWSFQRDAEVFVTDVARLVQQIEQDSETRTFWLRGSQLLLLALATAGTVSIIYLLFNLIIAPVTSLQGGMARMRERDFEVRLPSDRSDEFGELAQGFNQMADRLQGVYANLEQLVATKTAALAAQNQELALLYDSAAFLQRPQPTEEMCQGFLRRLSEYFGADGGSVRILEPGRGNLHMLVHHGLSPQLVEAEHCMKVGDCLCGEAVEKKITIVHDLRQMPRGAELECRREGYETVSMFHIYAHQQHLGMFNLHFRRVRTFNAQEKALLETLGQLLGTAIENLRLGAREREMAISEERNLVAQGLHDSIAQGVNFLNLQVQMLEQSVRAGKLDEVSDIVPALRAGVQESYEDVRELLLNFRTRLVEDSLVTSLQTTIDKFERQAGIEVTLEADLDGAPFAREQQLQLLFIVQEALSNVRKHAGARHVQVTLSDAQDFTLSIKDDGQGFDVAALAQQGEHHVGIHIMRERAQRISATLEVQSAPGSGTTILLQLPRELRRAA